The Arachis hypogaea cultivar Tifrunner chromosome 16, arahy.Tifrunner.gnm2.J5K5, whole genome shotgun sequence genome contains a region encoding:
- the LOC112757160 gene encoding uncharacterized protein: MKKEAPFKWETECEEAFQHFKRVLAEPPILAKPQTGETLYLYLSITEEALAAALVRENEKKEQKPVYFISKVLQDAEARYSRLEKLAFTLLTASRRLRQYFQAHLVTVRTDQAVKQVLQKPDLAGRMLAWSIELSQFQIKFEPRNAIKAQAMADFIEMTSGKLTLESWKLHVDGSSNSTYGGAGVILENQDGITIEQSVRYEFLVSNNQAEYEALLAGLSLAQEVGAKVLEVNTNSQVVSSQINGDYQTRDPILQQYLAKVNKLRKGFEHVTIWHVPRERNARADLLSKLASTKPGHGNKSLIQEVVKTPSVSTTTNAHLTISNQGSWTYPILQYLLDGTLPPDPKEEKRIKREAANYTIVAGQLYKRGFSQPLLKCIEPENTEYILREIH, encoded by the coding sequence atgaaaaaagaAGCCCCCTTCAAATGGGAGACGGAATGTGAAGAAGCATTCCAACACTTCAAGAGGGTCCTAGCGGAACCACCAATCCTCGCCAAACCCCAAACAGGGGAAACACTTTACTtatacctctccataacggaagaAGCACTCGCAGCAGCACTCGTCCGTGAAAACGAGAAAAAGGAACaaaaacccgtatacttcataagcaaagtcctACAAGACGCGGAAGCTCGCTACTCACGCTTAGAAAAGCTAGCTTTCACACTCCTTACAGCCTCCCGACGCCTACGACAATACTTCCAAGCTCATCTCGTGACAGTTCGAACCGACCAAGCGGTCAAACAGGTGTTGCAGAAACCCGACCTAGCTGGAAGAATGCTAGCGTGGTCCATCGAACTATCTCAATTCCAGATCAAATTCGAACCCCGGAATGCGATCAAAGCACAAGCTATGGCCGACTTCATCGAGATGACCTCGGGAAAGCTCACCCTCGAATCATGGAAACTACATGTCGACGGCTCATCAAACTCCACCTACGGAGGCGCCGGAGTCATACTCGAAAATCAAGACGGAATCACGATCGAACAGTCGGTACGATACGAATTTCTAgtatcaaacaaccaagcagaatacgaggccctctTGGCAGGCCTATCATTAGCCCAGGAAGTCGGAGCAAAGGTCCTAGAAGTAAATACCAATTCACAAGTAGTCAGTTCCCAAATTAACGGAGACTACCAGACACGAGACCCCATACTCCAACAATACCTCGCCAAGGTAAACAAACTAAGAAAAGGATTTGAACACGTCACCATATGGCACGTCCCTAGGGAACGAAATGCCAGAGCAGACCTACTCtccaaactagccagcaccaaacccggACACGGTAACAAATCGTTAATCCAGGAAGTCGTTAAGACACCCTCCGTGTCAACAACAACCAACGCTCACCTGACAATCTCAAACCAGGGATCTTGGACCTACCCGATCCTGCAATACCTCCTCGATGGAACACTGCCACCAGACCCCAAAGAGGAAAAGCGAATAAAAAGGGAAGCCGCCAACTATACCATTGTCGCAGGACAGCTATACAAACGCGGATTCTCGCAACCCCTGCTCAAATGCATCGAACCCGAGAACACGGAGTACATACTCCGTGAAATCCACTAA
- the LOC140180137 gene encoding uncharacterized protein, translated as MADFIAEMTPGKLTPEEWKLHVDGSSNSTYGGAGVILENQDGITIEQSVRYEFPVSNNQAEYEALLAGLSLAQEIGAKVLEVNTDSQVVSSQINGDYQTRDPLLQQYLAKVNKLRKGFEHVTIRHVPRERNARADLLSKLASTKPGHGNKSLIQEVVKTPSVSTTTNAHLTISNQGSWTYPILQYLLDGTLPLDPKEEKRIKREAANYTIVAGQLYKRGFSQPLLKCIEPENMEYILHEIH; from the coding sequence atggccgacttcatcgccgagATGACCCCGGGAAAGCTCACCCCCGAAGAATGGAAACTACATGTCGACGGCTCATCAAACTCCACCTACGGAGGCGCCGGAGTCATACTCGAAAATCAAGACGGAATCACGATCGAACAGTCGGTACGATACGAATTTCCAgtatcaaacaaccaagcagaatacgaggccctctTGGCAGGCCTATCATTAGCCCAGGAAATCGGAGCAAAGGTCCTAGAAGTAAAtaccgattcacaagtagtcagttCCCAAATTAACGGAGACTACCAAACACGAGACCCCCTACTCCAACAATACCTCGCCAAGGTAAACAAACTAAGAAAAGGATTCGAACACGTCACCATACGGCACGTCCCTAGGGAACGAAATGCCAGAGCAGACCTACTCtccaaactagccagcaccaaacccggACACGGTAACAAATCGTTAATCCAGGAAGTCGTTAAGACACCCTCCGTGTCAACAACAACCAACGCTCACCTGACAATCTCAAACCAGGGATCTTGGACCTACCCGATCCTGCAATACCTCCTCGATGGAACACTGCCACTAGACCCCAAAGAGGAAAAGCGAATAAAAAGGGAAGCCGCCAACTATACCATTGTCGCAGGACAGCTATACAAACGCGGATTCTCGCAACCCCTGCTCAAATGCATCGAACCCGAGAACATGGAGTACATACTCCATGAAATCCACTAA